In Anopheles gambiae chromosome 2, idAnoGambNW_F1_1, whole genome shotgun sequence, a single window of DNA contains:
- the LOC133392175 gene encoding uncharacterized protein K02A2.6-like, with protein sequence MVCTFQRPFSKRLKLIGEFECEVILNTITEKFVCFVTSSPVLNVIGIDWIDRFNLWAIPFDVLCKKVSSACPKDRIVQLQSKYPTVFDDSLGHCTKTKVKLFLKPNVKPVFCPKRPVPFNTIALVDAELSRLQSLGIITPIDFSEWAAPIVAIRKPNGKVRICADYSTGLNEALESNHYPLPIPEEIFAQLNGSVVFSIVDLSDAYLQVEVEDESKHLLTINTHRGLFQLNRLAPGVKSAPGAFQRLVDGMIADIPGVRTFLDDAIIFGKTWEAHKQSLDTFLQRLKEYGFHVKLEKCHFYQTEIVYLGHVVDRNGIRPDPEKLKTIASIPAPTNISELRSFLGAVNFYGRFVRNMHELRHPLDQLLRKDTKWKRNSDCQTSFEKFKKVLQSDLLLTHYDPNLPIIVAADASSTGVGAVIFHKFPNGYLKAIQHASRTLTSAEQGYGQPEKEALALTYGVTKFHKYLLGMTFTLLTDHKPLLSIFGSKKGIPLHTANRLQRWALMLLNYDFTIEYVSTTEFGCADMLSRLIDRCKQPEEDYVVASITLEEDIQNVMHESLKQVPVSFADIQKATRLDETLQAVLKFIREGWPNEASSIKNQDIRSYYTRKESLTHVDGCILFHNRVVVPNIYRKKVLQQFHRGHPGMVRMKFISRSFVFWPGMDVDIENFVRRCTSCCTAGKAPIKETPESWPVPEKPWSRVHVDYAGPVDGVTLVNVKVRGRVLTNLQAIMSKFQRYGSNTFRIDYSEAPIRPTLDETADFLFTVLKTGADVSMVQRNTAQSAVYVTMPTLERALAIVNEHNGKHFVTHEGKQHKIAIEMVDDATEVKVRDLPPGIPDADVVAELGGFDEQFAVKRKQFPETDNESDASSSSTLSFTSVTKRKPGRPPKRLTTTQP encoded by the exons ATGGTATGTACGTTTCAAAGACCTTTTTCAAAACGACTCAAGCTTATCGGTGAATTCGAATGCGAGGTTATCCTTAATACAATTACAGagaaatttgtttgttttgttacatcaTCACCAGTCCTAAATGTTATAGGTATAGATTGGATAGATAGGTTTAATCTATGGGCAATTCCCTTCGATGTACTGTGTAAGAAAGTTTCATCAGCATGTCCAAAGGATCGAATAGTACAGCTTCAATCGAAATATCCAACAGTTTTCGATGATTCGCTTGGACATTGCACAAAAACGAAGGTGAAACTGTTTCTGAAGCCCAATGTAAAACCAGTTTTCTGTCCAAAACGACCAGTACCATTCAATACTATCGCTCTTGTGGATGCGGAACTATCAAGACTACAATCACTAGGCATCATCACACCAATAGACTTTTCGGAGTGGGCTGCTCCGATAGTAGCCATTCGCAAGCCTAATGGTAAAGTTCGAATTTGTGCGGATTATTCGACGGGGCTTAACGAAGCTTTAGAGTCAAATCATTATCCTCTACCTATTCCTGAAGAAATTTTTGCACAGTTGAACGGAAGTGTTGTATTCAGCATAGTTGATTTGTCCGATGCATACCTACAAGTAGAAGTAGAAGACGAATCTAAACACCTTCTTACGATCAACACACATAGAGGTCTTTTTCAGCTCAACCGTCTCGCACCGGGAGTCAAATCAGCACCTGGAGCTTTTCAGAGACTAGTTGACGGTATGATTGCTGACATTCCTGGCGTTAGAACATTTCTAGATGATGCTATAATTTTCGGTAAAACTTGGGAGGCACACAAGCAATCATTAGACACATTTCTTCAGCGTTTAAAAGAATATGGCTTCCACGTCAAGCTGGAAAAATGTCATTTCTATCAAACTGAAATTGTCTATTTGGGGCATGTGGTAGATCGCAACGGCATACGTCCTGACCCAGAGAAGCTGAAAACCATCGCATCTATTCCAGCACCAACGAACATTTCCGAATTGAGATCGTTCTTAGGAGCTGTGAATTTCTACGGCCGATTTGTGAGAAACATGCATGAACTCAGACACCCGTTAGATCAATTGCTAAGGAAGGATACGAAGTGGAAGAGGAATTCGGATTGTCAGACATCGTTCGAAAAATTCAAGAAAGTACTGCAATCTGACTTACTGTTGACACATTATGATCCGAATCTTCCTATCATCGTTGCAGCAGATGCGTCTAGCACCGGCGTTGGCGCagttatttttcataaatttccgAACGGATATTTGAAAGCCATTCAACATGCTTCAAGAACATTAACGTCTGCAGAACAAGGCTACGGACAACCGGAAAAAGAAGCTCTGGCTCTTACTTATGGGGTAACCAAATTTCATAAGTACTTACTTGGTATGACATTTACTCTTTTAACCGATCATAAGCCTTTACTATCCATATTTGGTTCAAAAAAGGGAATTCCTTTGCACACAGCAAACCGACTCCAACGGTGGGCATTGATGTTATTAAACTACGATTTTACCATCGAATATGTTTCAACCACCGAGTTTGGGTGCGCTGACATGCTATCAAGGCTAATCGACCGTTGCAAGCAACCAGAGGAAGATTACGTTGTAGCTTCGATTACACTTGAAGAGGATATTCAAAACGTCATGCACGAATCATTGAAACAAGTACCAGTATCATTTGCTGACATTCAAAAAGCAACAAGATTGGACGAAACACTGCAAGCTGTTTTGAAATTCATCCGGGAAGGCTGGCCGAACGAAGCGTCGTCAATCAAAAATCAAGACATTCGTTCGTATTACACACGAAAAGAATCGTTAACGCATGTAGATGGATGTATCTTGTTTCACAACAGAGTTGTTGTTCCAAACATATACAGGAAAAAGGTACTGCAACAATTCCATCGCGGTCATCCTGGAATGGTGCGAATGAAATTCATTTCTCGAAGTTTCGTTTTCTGGCCGGGAATGGATGTCGATATCGAAAACTTTGTCCGGCGTTGTACTTCATGTTGCACTGCTGGCAAAGCACCAATCAAAGAAACACCTGAATCTTGGCCTGTGCCGGAAAAGCCATGGTCACGGGTACACGTGGACTATGCCGGTCCTGTAGATGGCGT taCGCTTGTAAACGTCAAAGTGAGAGGACGTGTTTTGACCAATTTGCAAGCCATCATGAGCAAGTTTCAGCGGTACGGAAGTAACACCTTCCGTATCGATTATTCGGAAGCTCCTATTAGACCAACGCTAGACGAAACGGCAGATTTTCTGTTTACCGTTCTTAAAACTGGCGCGGATGTCTCGATGGTGCAACGGAACACTGCACAAAGTGCAGTATATGTTACCATGCCAACACTCGAACGTGCATTGGCCATAGTGAACGAGCACAACGGGAAACACTTCGTCACGCACGAGGGGAAGCAGCACAAGATCGCAATCGAGATGGTGGATGATGCGACAGAGGTGAAAGTGCGCGATCTGCCACCAGGGATTCCCGACGCGGATGTTGTTGCTGAACTGGGCGGTTTTG ATGAACAGTTTGCGGTAAAACGCAAACAATTTCCGGAGACGGATAACGAGAGTGACGCCTCAAGTTCATCAACACTTAGCTTTACGAGCGTGACCAAGCGCAAGCCTGGTCGGCCTCCCAAGCGGCTCACCACTACACAAccatga